DNA sequence from the Acanthochromis polyacanthus isolate Apoly-LR-REF ecotype Palm Island chromosome 5, KAUST_Apoly_ChrSc, whole genome shotgun sequence genome:
GGGTGCTGCGTCCCCACCAGCAGGAAGTCACCAGACGGGTGGAAGGAGATTGACCGCAGCATTTCTGCTTCCTACAAGGAAGTGGATAAAGAGAGCATTGGTTCGCAAAACAATTATAGTGGACCCCAAAGATTTACGAAATTAAAACGTTGTGATTTTAACCAGTGCTAAAAGTTAATCCTTAGCATGCAAAAGCTGACCTGTATATATTTAAATGCTCTTTTTGCAGAAGGCTTTGAGTAGTCAAATAGTTTGAGGGTGTAATCTCTTGAGCCGGATGCTAAAATCTGTTCAGTGGGATGGAAGGCGAGGCAGGTGACTTCATCAACGTGGTCGTACAGTGTCCGAATCACAGGGTGGTTCTCCATGTTTTGCTGCGCTGTCTCATTCATCATCACCTGACATCcagagaaacaggaagaaaataaacaaagtgaGCATGCTGGCTTAAAAACAGCAAGTCTACCTTTAATCTCCAACCTGCCTCACCTCAATGGGCATCGCACTTTTGGCCAGCATCCGCTCAGTATCCAGGATCTTGATGGAGGCGTCAGCAGAGCCGGTGGCAATCAGCTGCCCATCCCGACTGTATGTGGCAACACGGCATGGACCCTTGTGAGACGTAACATAGCAGGTCTCATACTCTGATGCTTCTGGAGACATAGTCTGGACATCTGCATCAAACTCCAGATCGATGCCAACACCGGGTGCCACTGTGTCAGAGCGTCCAATAGCATACTGAACGGCGCTGTCGTCGTTCTCCATCCCTGTGATGAGTTGCAGATTGCACAGttagagcagctttaaacaTACATCAAAAACGCACTAAGACATGCTGAAAACAACTCTGACCTATCTTTGCCAGCTGCATCAGCTGCTCAGAGGGCGACACCACGTTTTGTGGTTTCACCTCATTGATGAGACTGTTGGCAATGTTGGTGTATCCATCATAGAGCAGCTGGCTGATGATAAGCTTGTACAGGTGCTGTCGGTCCTTCAGAGTCGGTTTGTGACGATACATGCTGGATCACTTCGACTTGAGTGCCAGTAGTAACAACTTAGCAGGCTGTAACCAAACACACAGAGTCAGCAACTTATCTTCAGACTGGGTAAGCGGCTGTTGAATAATCTCATCTCATAATATATGTTAGTTCCACATCGTTAGCTGTGTTATGCTAACGTTACGGTCAGCTACAGCCAATGAATGGGACTTGTGCTTAGCCGTGCTGCTAACAAGGTTAGCTTTGTTGCTAGAGTtaagacaaaacaacagtaTACTAACTGCGGATGCAACCCTGAACTGGCTGAGCGCATGTGCTTTGCAGCTACAATATTCTGTGTTCACTAACAGCGAAGACTAAagtagtgtttttgttgtttataatATGAAAATATACAGATTTCTAACCCTCTTCGAAGTTCCAACGGCGCCTCT
Encoded proteins:
- the cstf1 gene encoding cleavage stimulation factor subunit 1, encoding MYRHKPTLKDRQHLYKLIISQLLYDGYTNIANSLINEVKPQNVVSPSEQLMQLAKIGMENDDSAVQYAIGRSDTVAPGVGIDLEFDADVQTMSPEASEYETCYVTSHKGPCRVATYSRDGQLIATGSADASIKILDTERMLAKSAMPIEVMMNETAQQNMENHPVIRTLYDHVDEVTCLAFHPTEQILASGSRDYTLKLFDYSKPSAKRAFKYIQEAEMLRSISFHPSGDFLLVGTQHPTLRLYDVNTFQCFVSCNPLDQHTDTISGVSYNPTANSYVTCSKDGSIKLWDGISNRCVTTFDKAHDGAEVCSAIFSKNSKYILSSGKDSVVKLWEISTGRTLVKYTGAGLSGRQMHRTQGVFNHTEDYVLLPDERTISLCCWDSRTAERKNLLSLGHNNIVRCIVHSPTNPGFMTCSDDFRARFWYRRTTTD